A window of the Miscanthus floridulus cultivar M001 chromosome 14, ASM1932011v1, whole genome shotgun sequence genome harbors these coding sequences:
- the LOC136503630 gene encoding uncharacterized protein, giving the protein MEGIKWFNVKGKLAPRYIGPFKVLERKGEVAYQLELPESLSGIHDVFHVSQLKKSLRVPEEQIPLEDLNVKEDLTYKEYPVKILEIAERVTRSTMIRMCKVQWNRYSEEATWEREEDLKAEYPQLFEVTTSESRGQDSF; this is encoded by the coding sequence ATGGAAGGTATAAAGTGGTTTaatgtgaagggcaagttagcaCCTCGCTATATTGGTCCATTTAAAGTTCTAGAAAGAAAAGGAGAGGTGGCTTACCAGTTGGAATTGCCAGAGAGCTTGTCCGGGATACATGatgtattccatgtgtctcaactgaAGAAGTCCTTGCGTGTGCCGGAGGAACAAATACCTTTGGAGGATCTCAATGTGAAAGAGGACCTTACATACAAAGAGTATCCAGTCAAGATCTTGGAAATAGCTGAGAGAGTTACTCGGAGTACGATGATCAGGATGTGCAAGGTTCAATGGAATCGATACTCAgaggaggctacttgggaaagagaagaggatctaaagGCGGAGTATCCACAACTCTTTGAGGTGACAacttctgaatctcgaggacaagattcattttaa
- the LOC136504802 gene encoding UDP-glycosyltransferase 88B1-like has product MEKKTVVLYPGVGVGHLAPMLELARAFLLHAGDQQVDVAIVVFEPPVYANGFAATVARAKASNTSVVLHVLPPPASDGGESGDDAEPEDPLAWMLRFLRATNAPLRDFLRALSTASRRVQAIVLDMFCADALDVAAELGLPAYFFFPSGAAGLACFLGLPAMRASVGTSFAALGESAVLSFPGVPPLRVADLAQGLADDGEACKGIIGVAARMPDARGILINSFESLEPRAMRALRDGLCVPDRPTPPVYCVGPLVSPGGDTDHDCLRWLDAQPDRSVVFLCFGILGTFPKKQLEKIAVGLERSGQRFLWVVRSPPGEAPADDVGALLPAGFEERNEDRGFVVKNWAPQVDVLRHRAAGAFVTHCGWNSTLEGVVAGLPLLCWPLYAEQKMNKVRIVEEMKLGVEMRRRDDDDVVTAEEVEAKVRWVMEDSDGARALRERAAAARDRAAEALSEGGPSRAAFLDFVVDLLASEVMVNV; this is encoded by the exons ATGGAGAAGAAGACGGTGGTGCTGTAcccgggcgtcggcgtcggccaCCTCGCGCCGATGCTCGAGCTGGCCAGGGCGTTCCTCCTCCACGCCGGAGACCAGCAGGTCGACGTTGCCATCGTGGTCTTCGAGCCGCCCGTCTACGCGAACGGCTTCGCCGCCACGGTCGCGCGCGCCAAGGCCTCCAACACCTCCGTCGTCTTGCACGTGCTTCCCCCGCCGGCATCCGACGGCGGCGAGTCCGGCGACGACGCCGAGCCTGAGGACCCCTTGGCCTGGATGCTCCGCTTCCTCCGCGCCACAAACGCGCCGCTCCGCGACTTCCTCCGCGCGCTGTCGACGGCGTCGCGCCGCGTGCAGGCGATCGTCCTCGACATGTTCTGCGCCGACGCGCTCGACGTCGCGGCCGAGCTCGGCCTGCCCGCCTACTTCTTCTTCCCCTCGGGCGCCGCCGGCCTCGCCTGCTTCCTCGGCCTTCCCGCCATGCGCGCCAGCGTGGGCACGAGCTTCGCGGCGCTCGGCGAGTCTGCCGTCCTGTCGTTCCCGGGCGTTCCTCCGCTGAGAGTCGCGGACCTGGCGCAGGGGCTGGCGGACGACGGCGAGGCGTGCAAGGGCATCATCGGCGTGGCTGCCCGAATGCCGGATGCCCGAGGCATCCTCATCAACTCCTTCGAGTCGCTGGAGCCGCGCGCGATGCGGGCGCTCAGGGACGGGCTGTGCGTGCCGGACCGCCCCACGCCGCCGGTCTACTGCGTCGGGCCGCTGGTCTCGCCCGGCGGCGACACGGACCACGACTGCCTCCGCTGGCTGGACGCGCAGCCGGACCGCAGCGTCGTGTTCCTCTGCTTCGGGAT CCTGGGAACGTTCCCCAAGAAGCAGCTGGAAAAGATCGCCGTGGGTCTGGAGAGGTCCGGGCAGAGGTTCCTCTGGGTCGTGCGGAGCCCTCCCGGCGAAGCACCCGCCGACGACGTGGGCGCGCTGCTCCCGGCCGGGTTCGAGGAGCGCAACGAGGACAGGGGGTTCGTCGTCAAGAACTGGGCGCCGCAGGTGGACGTGCTGCGCCACAGGGCGGCCGGCGCGTTCGTGACGCACTGCGGGTGGAACTCGACGCTGGAGGGCGTCGTGGCGGGGCTGCCGCTGCTGTGTTGGCCGCTGTACGCGGAGCAGAAGATGAACAAGGTGCGGATCGTGGAGGAGATGAAGCTAGGGGTGGAGATGAGGAGgagggacgacgacgacgtggtGACGGCTGAAGAGGTGGAGGCGAAGGTGAGGTGGGTGATGGAGGACTCCGACGGCGCGCGGGCGCTCAGggagcgcgcggcggcggcgagggaccGAGCGGCCGAGGCGCTGTCGGAAGGGGGCCCGTCGCGTGCCGCTTTTCTCGACTTCGTCGTAGACCTGTTGGCTTCGGAAGTCATGGTTAATGTTTGA
- the LOC136503631 gene encoding uncharacterized protein, with amino-acid sequence MTGEEKLAFWINVHNALVMHAYLKYGVPQNQLKKPNLSHTIPAPQQRAECKIQGLVLGCSTHCSSGHWLRTLLHYPRTKTSRASKAGSEEWRAFAVRQPEPLLRFALCSGSHSDPAVRTNDHASLSDHLEFLLVETWSVRYFQNMMYS; translated from the exons ATGACGGGCGAGGAGAAGCTCGCGTTCTGGATCAACGTGCACAACGCGCTGGTGATGCAT GCGTACCTCAAGTATGGCGTCCCGCAGAACCAGCTGAAGAAGCCCAACCTTAGTCACACAATTCCTGCACCTCAACAGAGA GCTGAGTGCAAGATCCAGGGGTTGGTTCTCGGGTGCAGCACGCACTGCTCCTCCGGACAT TGGCTGCGGACTTTGCTGCACTATCCGAGGACGAAGACGAGCCGGGCGAGCAAAGCCGGGAGCGAGGAGTGGCGAGCCTTCGCCGTCCGGCAGCCGGAGCCTCTTCTGCGCTTCGCGCTTTGCTCCGGCAGCCACTCCGATCCCGCGGTGAGAACCAACGACCACGCCTCGCTCTCCGATCAT CTAGAGTTCTTACTGGTTGAGACGTGGAGTGTACGATATTTCCAAAACATGATGTATTCGTGA
- the LOC136504984 gene encoding transcription initiation factor TFIID subunit 10-like isoform X1: MMSSGGGAGGPGGGMGPGVGGGGDGRHDDEAALTEFLSTLMDYTPTIPDELVEHYLGRSGFQCPDLRLTRLVAGATQKFLSDIASDSLQSDVLVLLYSLLKFQESRELFRRRCLKA, from the exons ATgatgagcagcggcggcggcgcaggaggCCCTGGCGGGGGCATGGGTCCGGGAGTGGGTGGAGGGGGGGACGGACGGCACGACGACGAGGCTGCGCTCACCGAGTTCCTCTCAACCCTCATGGACTACACCCCCACG ATTCCCGACGAGCTGGTGGAGCACTACCTCGGCCGCAGTGGGTTCCAGTGCCCCGACCTTCGCCT AACGAGACTAGTTGCTGGTGCCACCCAGAAGTTCCTATCAGACATTGCTAGCGATTCTCTTCA GTCTGATGTTTTAGTGCTCCTCTACAGCCTACTGAAATTTCAGGAGTCAAGAGAGTTGTTCAGGAGAAGATGCCTGAAGGCATAA
- the LOC136504984 gene encoding uncharacterized protein isoform X3 — translation MMSSGGGAGGPGGGMGPGVGGGGDGRHDDEAALTEFLSTLMDYTPTIPDELVEHYLGRSGFQCPDLRLSDVLVLLYSLLKFQESRELFRRRCLKA, via the exons ATgatgagcagcggcggcggcgcaggaggCCCTGGCGGGGGCATGGGTCCGGGAGTGGGTGGAGGGGGGGACGGACGGCACGACGACGAGGCTGCGCTCACCGAGTTCCTCTCAACCCTCATGGACTACACCCCCACG ATTCCCGACGAGCTGGTGGAGCACTACCTCGGCCGCAGTGGGTTCCAGTGCCCCGACCTTCGCCT GTCTGATGTTTTAGTGCTCCTCTACAGCCTACTGAAATTTCAGGAGTCAAGAGAGTTGTTCAGGAGAAGATGCCTGAAGGCATAA
- the LOC136504984 gene encoding transcription initiation factor TFIID subunit 10-like isoform X2 — protein MMSSGGGAGGPGGGMGPGVGGGGDGRHDDEAALTEFLSTLMDYTPTIPDELVEHYLGRSGFQCPDLRLTRLVAGATQKFLSDIASDSLHLLKFQESRELFRRRCLKA, from the exons ATgatgagcagcggcggcggcgcaggaggCCCTGGCGGGGGCATGGGTCCGGGAGTGGGTGGAGGGGGGGACGGACGGCACGACGACGAGGCTGCGCTCACCGAGTTCCTCTCAACCCTCATGGACTACACCCCCACG ATTCCCGACGAGCTGGTGGAGCACTACCTCGGCCGCAGTGGGTTCCAGTGCCCCGACCTTCGCCT AACGAGACTAGTTGCTGGTGCCACCCAGAAGTTCCTATCAGACATTGCTAGCGATTCTCTTCA CCTACTGAAATTTCAGGAGTCAAGAGAGTTGTTCAGGAGAAGATGCCTGAAGGCATAA